The Pseudoalteromonas rubra region CTGTGATCACCTTTAGTCAATAAGCTGCTAAGTTTACCGTAATGCTCAAGTGGATCCCAAGCGCTTTTAACCGGTGACCGCTTTAGGTAAGATAGAGACAATAATCAAGCTTAGAGGCCAGCCCATGATCAACCCAGCAAAAATTGAAGAAATCGCCAAGCAGATCTCCAGTAACATGCCACAAGGTGTGAAAAACCTTGCAGACACTTTTGAAAGCAAAACCAAACAGGCTATTCAGAATAAACTGACAGAAATGGATTTTGTCAGTCGTGAAGAGTTTGATATTCAGAGCAAAGTACTGATCAAAACCCGTGAAAAACTCACAGAACTCGAAGCAAAAGTGGCCGAACTAGAGGCTAAGCTGGCAGCACAAGACAGCGACCAGCCAGAACAGTAATCCCTACAACTGGTATCGCCTGGCCAGATCGACCAGGGCCCGTTCATAGTGCGCTGCCAGTTGCTCTTCCTGCTCTATCTGAGTATTCAGCTCTTTGAGCAAGCCATCCGCCAGACCATACACCCAACCGTGAATGGTTAACTTTTGGCCCCGCGCCCAGGCATCCTGCACCACATTGGTTCGACAGACGTTTCTGACCTGCTCTATCACATTCAGCTCACATAATGCATCACAGCGTTGGTCAGGGTGTATTTCACTGAGCATCGCCTGATGCATCTCTTTGACATCGCCGACATGGCGTAGCCAGTTATCAATCAAACCCAAACGGGCATCTTCCAAAGCAGCACGTACCCCACCACAGCCGTAGTGACCCACGACCAGTACATGTTCAACTTTCAGCACCTCAATGGCGTACTGCATCACAGACAAACAGTTATGATCGG contains the following coding sequences:
- the can gene encoding carbonate dehydratase, whose product is MCQSDSQLQHLLNNNRQWAKQTQTNNPEFFAKLSMQQNPNYLWIGCSDSRVPANQIVDLMPGDLFVHRNVANVVVHTDHNCLSVMQYAIEVLKVEHVLVVGHYGCGGVRAALEDARLGLIDNWLRHVGDVKEMHQAMLSEIHPDQRCDALCELNVIEQVRNVCRTNVVQDAWARGQKLTIHGWVYGLADGLLKELNTQIEQEEQLAAHYERALVDLARRYQL
- the ubiK gene encoding ubiquinone biosynthesis accessory factor UbiK; the encoded protein is MINPAKIEEIAKQISSNMPQGVKNLADTFESKTKQAIQNKLTEMDFVSREEFDIQSKVLIKTREKLTELEAKVAELEAKLAAQDSDQPEQ